One Microbacterium sp. W4I20 DNA window includes the following coding sequences:
- a CDS encoding endonuclease/exonuclease/phosphatase family protein — MQHRPPAPRPAARRRRARAARVLASVGVLLLIAVVCSWVPGVVGTAAAAALPWSGLALAIVCVLALFLARRILLLLLVPVLVWGLAIAPSAPGLGATPAAGATPVEIVSQNVRAHSGGAAASATELAATGADIIALTELDGDSLTAARNALAADYPHSYAVGTVGVWSRYPIPDAQPLTLGLDWKRALRVVVRTPDADVAVYVLHAASVRPGHQQDRDTMLSGIAEAVAVDEAGAIVVVGDFNAASADPALGAIRSELDWVRPTDGSLGLTWPASLPLTRIDHAFTRGIDVLSATTVRAGKSDHLATVTTVSIRSSD, encoded by the coding sequence ATGCAGCACCGACCCCCTGCCCCGCGGCCTGCCGCCCGGCGGAGGCGCGCGCGTGCAGCCCGCGTTCTCGCGAGCGTCGGAGTTCTCCTGCTGATCGCCGTCGTCTGCTCGTGGGTGCCCGGCGTGGTCGGAACGGCCGCTGCCGCCGCCCTGCCGTGGAGCGGGCTGGCGCTCGCGATCGTGTGCGTGCTCGCGCTGTTCCTCGCCCGCCGCATCCTGCTGCTGCTACTCGTCCCCGTGCTGGTCTGGGGTCTCGCGATCGCGCCGTCCGCTCCCGGTCTCGGCGCGACACCGGCGGCCGGCGCGACGCCGGTCGAGATCGTCAGCCAGAACGTGCGCGCCCACTCGGGCGGCGCCGCGGCATCCGCCACCGAACTCGCCGCGACCGGCGCCGACATCATCGCACTCACCGAGCTCGACGGAGACAGCCTCACCGCTGCGCGGAATGCGCTGGCGGCGGACTACCCGCACTCGTACGCCGTCGGCACCGTGGGCGTCTGGAGCCGCTACCCGATCCCCGACGCGCAACCGCTCACCCTCGGCCTCGACTGGAAGCGCGCTCTGCGGGTGGTCGTGCGGACGCCGGATGCCGATGTCGCCGTCTACGTCCTGCACGCGGCATCCGTGCGCCCCGGTCATCAGCAGGATCGGGACACGATGCTGTCCGGCATCGCGGAGGCGGTCGCGGTCGACGAGGCAGGAGCGATCGTCGTCGTCGGCGACTTCAACGCGGCATCCGCGGACCCCGCACTCGGTGCGATCCGATCCGAACTCGATTGGGTGCGACCGACCGACGGCAGTCTCGGACTGACCTGGCCGGCGAGCCTGCCCCTCACCCGCATCGACCATGCCTTCACGCGAGGAATCGATGTGCTGAGCGCGACGACGGTCCGGGCCGGCAAGAGCGACCATCTCGCGACGGTGACGACGGTCAGCATCCGCTCCTCCGACTGA
- a CDS encoding MFS transporter, with product MNPSTESRGAAKRALLSLAIGSFGIGMTEFVIMGLLPDIAGDLLPSLWDSSRPDALSQAGWLISLYALGVVIGAPTIAGFVARYPRHRVMIVLALALTVFNALTVVLPTFELVAASRLLAGLPHGAYFGIGALVAADVMGPGNRAKGVAFILTGLTVANVVGVPLGTFLGQQFGWRAAFAVVALVFALATLCIALFVPKHPGSPGRTMRQELGVFRVRQVWFALAVGAIGFGGFFAVYSYIAPLVTEVAGSPEWVVPIVLVLMGIGMTVGNLVGGHLADIDLRRTLLVGLVTLAGVLALLALLAFWIVTLGLLVLVVGFVSAVLSPTIQTRLMDVAGDNQSIAAALNHSALNIGNSLGAFLGGIVIAVGWGFTAPAWTGAALAVIGLLIALLSFRSERHRTEAALLAKS from the coding sequence GTGAATCCCTCGACTGAATCGAGGGGTGCGGCGAAGAGGGCGCTCCTCTCTCTCGCCATCGGCAGCTTCGGCATCGGCATGACCGAATTCGTCATCATGGGCCTGCTGCCCGATATCGCCGGCGACCTGCTTCCCTCGCTGTGGGACTCGAGCCGGCCGGACGCGCTGAGCCAGGCCGGCTGGCTGATCTCGCTGTATGCGCTCGGCGTCGTGATCGGGGCGCCGACCATCGCCGGGTTCGTCGCGCGCTACCCACGGCATCGCGTGATGATCGTGCTGGCACTCGCCCTCACGGTGTTCAACGCCCTCACGGTGGTGCTGCCCACGTTCGAGCTCGTCGCAGCCTCGCGGTTGCTCGCGGGGCTCCCGCACGGTGCCTACTTCGGCATCGGCGCGCTCGTCGCGGCCGATGTCATGGGTCCGGGCAATCGCGCCAAGGGCGTGGCGTTCATCCTCACCGGGCTCACGGTCGCCAACGTGGTCGGGGTGCCGTTGGGCACCTTCCTGGGTCAGCAGTTCGGCTGGCGCGCGGCCTTCGCCGTCGTTGCGCTCGTCTTCGCGCTCGCGACTCTGTGCATCGCGCTGTTCGTGCCGAAGCATCCGGGGTCGCCCGGTCGCACGATGCGGCAGGAGCTCGGAGTGTTCCGCGTCCGGCAGGTCTGGTTCGCACTCGCCGTCGGTGCGATCGGATTCGGCGGCTTCTTCGCGGTGTACAGCTACATCGCCCCTCTCGTCACCGAGGTCGCCGGTTCACCGGAGTGGGTGGTGCCGATCGTCCTCGTGCTGATGGGCATCGGCATGACGGTGGGTAACCTCGTCGGCGGTCATCTCGCCGACATCGATCTCCGACGCACGCTGCTGGTCGGGCTCGTGACGTTGGCCGGTGTCTTGGCGCTGCTCGCACTGCTGGCGTTCTGGATCGTCACCCTCGGACTGTTGGTGCTCGTCGTCGGCTTCGTCTCGGCGGTCCTCAGCCCGACCATTCAGACCCGACTGATGGATGTCGCCGGCGACAATCAGTCGATCGCGGCGGCGTTGAACCACTCTGCGCTGAACATCGGCAACAGCCTCGGCGCCTTCCTCGGAGGCATCGTGATCGCGGTCGGCTGGGGATTCACCGCTCCCGCGTGGACCGGAGCGGCGCTGGCGGTCATCGGCCTGCTGATCGCGCTGCTGTCGTTCCGCAGCGAACGGCACCGCACCGAGGCCGCGCTCCTCGCCAAGTCGTAG
- a CDS encoding NADH:flavin oxidoreductase/NADH oxidase, producing the protein MSLLFSSLSIRSVTFRNRLWVSPMCMYSAVDGVVQEWHHAHLAQFASGGAGLIVAEATAVVPEGRISPRDAGLWNDEQRDAWAPIVQAIHDRGTVAGIQLAHAGRKASTWWPWAAGRGSVPAADGGWTTTAPSAVAFDGFDEPIALDTAGIDRIVDAFAASARRALDAGFDVLELHGAHGYLLHQFLSPLSNLRDDEYGGSLENRARLLLRVVDAVRAEAGEDVPLFVRISATDHAEGGFTAEEATTVGDWAAQRGADFIDVSSGGLVAHQQISVFPGYQVPLAETVRQGGRIPVSAVGLITAAEQAEQVLVDGAADAIFAGREWLRDPHFALRAAHELGAEVAWPPQYDRARWR; encoded by the coding sequence GTGAGTCTTCTCTTCTCCTCTCTCAGCATCCGATCCGTCACCTTCCGCAATCGCCTGTGGGTCTCGCCCATGTGCATGTACAGCGCCGTCGACGGCGTCGTGCAGGAATGGCACCACGCGCACCTGGCCCAGTTCGCCTCCGGCGGCGCGGGACTGATCGTCGCGGAGGCGACGGCGGTCGTGCCCGAGGGACGGATCTCGCCGCGGGATGCCGGGCTGTGGAACGACGAGCAGCGCGACGCCTGGGCGCCGATCGTGCAGGCGATCCACGACCGCGGCACCGTCGCCGGCATCCAGCTCGCGCACGCCGGCCGCAAGGCATCCACCTGGTGGCCCTGGGCGGCAGGACGCGGATCGGTGCCCGCGGCCGACGGCGGATGGACCACGACCGCGCCGTCGGCGGTCGCTTTCGACGGGTTCGACGAGCCCATCGCCCTGGATACCGCGGGGATCGACCGCATCGTCGACGCCTTCGCCGCGTCGGCCCGGCGCGCGCTGGATGCCGGCTTCGACGTGCTGGAGCTGCACGGCGCGCACGGCTACCTCCTGCACCAGTTCCTCTCGCCGCTGTCGAACCTGCGCGACGACGAGTACGGCGGATCGCTGGAGAACCGGGCGCGCCTGCTGCTCCGGGTCGTCGACGCTGTCCGCGCCGAAGCCGGCGAGGACGTGCCCCTGTTCGTGCGCATCTCGGCGACCGATCACGCGGAGGGTGGCTTCACGGCCGAGGAGGCCACGACGGTCGGCGACTGGGCCGCCCAGCGCGGCGCCGACTTCATCGACGTCTCCAGCGGCGGACTCGTCGCGCATCAGCAGATCAGCGTCTTCCCCGGATACCAGGTGCCGCTCGCCGAGACCGTCCGGCAGGGCGGCCGCATCCCCGTGTCGGCCGTCGGCCTCATCACCGCAGCCGAACAGGCCGAGCAGGTGCTCGTCGACGGCGCGGCCGATGCGATCTTCGCCGGACGCGAGTGGCTGCGCGATCCGCACTTCGCGCTCCGCGCCGCGCACGAACTCGGAGCCGAGGTCGCCTGGCCGCCGCAGTACGACAGGGCTCGCTGGCGCTGA
- a CDS encoding homoserine O-acetyltransferase, whose product MDWQTTSEDTVPSAPVTEADVRLLRARPPATGAWRDGDPVGGRRFAAFGAFQTESGEELPGIRIAYETWGELNAARDNAVLVLHALTGDSHVRGDAGAGHATAGWWQDVTGPGAPLDTDRWFVIAPNMLGGCQGSTGPASVAPNGYEWASRFPYLTIRDQVAAQVRLADALGIDRWAAIVGGSMGGMHALEWAVAHPKRVERLAVLSSPPVTTADQIALNTVQLEAIRMDPRFQGGEYYDLGDGDGPHRGLALARRMALLNYRSPIELNQRFQRSWQSGVSPLGHGGRFAVESYLDFHGNKFTRRFDANSYITLVEAMNSHDVGRDRGGVEEALRAVTATTLVLGIDSDRLFPVDGQQRIARSIPNVLGDDAVVLTSDFGHDGFLIETEAVGAHLRQLLDS is encoded by the coding sequence ATGGACTGGCAGACGACCTCCGAGGACACGGTGCCGTCGGCACCCGTGACGGAGGCCGACGTCCGGCTGCTCCGTGCCCGCCCCCCGGCGACGGGAGCCTGGCGCGACGGGGACCCCGTCGGCGGCCGACGCTTCGCCGCGTTCGGAGCGTTCCAGACCGAGAGCGGCGAGGAGCTCCCCGGCATCCGCATCGCCTACGAGACCTGGGGTGAGCTGAACGCCGCCCGCGACAACGCCGTGCTGGTGCTGCATGCCCTCACCGGCGACAGCCACGTGCGCGGTGACGCCGGCGCCGGTCACGCGACCGCCGGCTGGTGGCAGGATGTCACCGGTCCCGGCGCCCCGCTCGACACTGACCGCTGGTTCGTGATCGCGCCCAACATGCTCGGCGGATGCCAGGGGTCGACGGGGCCGGCCAGCGTCGCGCCGAACGGATACGAGTGGGCCTCGCGGTTCCCGTACCTGACGATCCGCGACCAGGTCGCCGCCCAGGTGCGCCTCGCCGACGCCCTTGGGATCGACCGCTGGGCCGCCATCGTCGGCGGTTCGATGGGCGGCATGCACGCACTGGAGTGGGCGGTCGCGCACCCGAAGCGGGTCGAGCGCCTCGCCGTGCTCTCCTCTCCCCCGGTGACGACGGCCGACCAGATCGCGCTGAACACCGTGCAGCTGGAGGCCATCCGGATGGACCCGCGTTTCCAGGGCGGCGAGTACTACGACCTGGGCGACGGCGACGGGCCGCACCGCGGACTCGCGCTCGCCCGGCGGATGGCGCTGCTGAACTACCGCAGCCCGATCGAGCTCAACCAGCGGTTCCAGCGGTCCTGGCAGTCCGGGGTGTCACCGCTTGGCCACGGCGGGCGGTTCGCCGTGGAGTCGTACCTCGACTTCCACGGCAACAAGTTCACGCGCCGGTTCGACGCCAACAGCTACATCACCCTGGTCGAGGCGATGAACTCGCACGATGTGGGTCGCGACCGCGGAGGTGTCGAGGAGGCGCTGCGCGCGGTGACCGCGACGACGCTCGTGCTCGGTATCGACAGCGACCGGCTGTTCCCCGTCGACGGGCAGCAGCGCATCGCGCGCAGCATCCCGAATGTCCTCGGCGACGACGCGGTCGTGCTCACCAGCGACTTCGGGCACGACGGCTTCCTCATCGAGACCGAGGCCGTCGGCGCGCACCTGCGTCAGCTGCTCGACAGCTGA
- a CDS encoding SDR family oxidoreductase, with protein sequence MVIRRAVVTGASSGIGAATVRTLRERGWDVVGVARREDRLTALAEETGASAIACDLTDGAAVDALVSELEKSGPVHALVQVAGGARGTDRIEDASIDDWQWMFDANVLATQRLIAGLLPLLRRSAASDGHADAIFITSTAAQTAYAGGAGYNAAKAAESMLVKVLRQELNGEPIRVVELAPGMVHTEEFTLNRLGGDTVAAEAVYSGVEAPLLAGDVADVIAYALESPAHVNLDMITMRPVAQSAQHLLARGPLRVRSID encoded by the coding sequence ATGGTGATCAGACGTGCAGTGGTGACAGGTGCGAGCTCCGGGATCGGCGCGGCGACGGTGCGCACGCTTCGGGAACGCGGATGGGACGTCGTCGGCGTCGCTCGGCGAGAGGATCGGCTGACCGCGCTCGCCGAGGAGACCGGTGCTTCCGCCATCGCCTGCGATCTCACCGACGGCGCTGCGGTCGACGCGCTCGTGTCGGAGTTGGAGAAGTCCGGTCCGGTGCACGCCCTCGTGCAGGTGGCCGGCGGCGCGCGCGGCACCGACCGCATCGAGGATGCGTCGATCGACGACTGGCAGTGGATGTTCGATGCGAACGTCCTGGCGACGCAGCGGCTCATCGCGGGTCTGCTCCCGCTCCTGCGCCGATCGGCGGCATCCGATGGACACGCCGACGCAATCTTCATCACGTCCACGGCGGCGCAGACAGCGTACGCCGGGGGAGCGGGATACAACGCCGCCAAGGCCGCCGAGTCGATGCTCGTGAAGGTGCTCCGTCAGGAGCTGAACGGCGAGCCGATCCGCGTGGTGGAGTTGGCGCCCGGCATGGTGCACACCGAGGAGTTCACGCTCAACCGGCTCGGCGGCGACACTGTCGCGGCTGAGGCCGTGTACTCCGGGGTGGAGGCGCCGCTGCTCGCCGGAGACGTGGCCGATGTCATCGCGTACGCGCTGGAGTCGCCCGCGCACGTGAACCTCGACATGATCACGATGCGGCCGGTCGCGCAGTCGGCCCAGCATCTGCTTGCTCGTGGCCCGCTGCGTGTGCGGTCCATCGACTGA
- a CDS encoding GNAT family N-acetyltransferase → MGDAPSVATVGLRLAISEDVDRLAELRAVVLRPDLERLGRYDDVRVRQRFRDAFDPAATRIIVVNGEDVGCVALRREGEAHWLEHFYIATSHQGVGVGTKVLEQILDAPALYRLNVLQGSPARRLYQRHGFVVDQQDAVDVFMTVDRRAQPPVGDR, encoded by the coding sequence ATGGGTGATGCTCCGTCTGTCGCGACGGTAGGCCTTCGCCTCGCGATCTCTGAGGACGTCGATCGGCTCGCCGAGCTTCGGGCCGTCGTCCTCCGGCCAGACCTCGAGAGACTCGGTCGGTATGACGATGTCCGCGTCCGGCAGAGGTTCCGCGATGCGTTCGATCCGGCAGCGACCCGAATCATCGTCGTGAACGGGGAGGACGTCGGATGCGTCGCCCTCCGGCGCGAGGGCGAGGCGCACTGGCTGGAGCACTTCTACATCGCGACCTCCCATCAGGGGGTCGGTGTGGGGACGAAGGTTCTGGAGCAGATCCTGGATGCGCCCGCGCTCTACCGGCTCAACGTGCTGCAGGGCAGTCCCGCCCGGCGGTTGTACCAGCGTCATGGGTTCGTCGTCGATCAGCAGGACGCGGTGGACGTCTTCATGACGGTGGACCGGCGGGCTCAGCCACCCGTCGGCGACCGCTAA
- a CDS encoding bifunctional o-acetylhomoserine/o-acetylserine sulfhydrylase: MSAPESWRFETKQIHSGAAPDPVTKARATPIYQTTSYVFDSADHAANLFALAEFGNIYTRIQNPTQDVLEQRLAALEGGTGALVLASGQAASTFAVLNIAEAGDHFVASSSIYGGTYNLFKYTLAKLGIEVTFVENQDDAEEWRRAVRPNTKLFFAETIGNPQINVLDIRSVADVAHEAGVPLIVDNTIATPYLIRPFEHGADIVVHSVTKFLGGHGTTIGGAIIDGGSFEWSKNVDKFPGLTVPDPSYHGASYTAAVGDPLAYIIKARVQLLRDLGSAISPQSAWNLIQGIETLSLRIERHVQNAQEIAEWLDNRDDVATVNYSGLPSSPWYAKANEYAPKGVGAVLSFELKGGVQAGREFVNSLSLFSHLANIGDVRSLVIHPASTTHAQLTPEQQLTAGVTPGLVRLSVGIENVEDLKADLDEALAAARRVTEAARA; the protein is encoded by the coding sequence ATGTCCGCACCCGAGTCCTGGCGTTTCGAGACCAAGCAGATCCACTCGGGTGCCGCGCCCGATCCGGTCACGAAGGCCCGTGCCACGCCGATCTACCAGACCACGTCGTACGTGTTCGACAGCGCGGATCACGCCGCCAACCTCTTCGCCCTCGCGGAGTTCGGCAACATCTACACCCGCATCCAGAACCCGACGCAGGACGTGCTCGAGCAGCGCCTCGCGGCCCTCGAAGGCGGCACCGGTGCACTGGTGCTCGCCAGCGGACAGGCAGCCTCGACCTTCGCCGTGCTGAACATCGCCGAGGCGGGCGACCACTTCGTCGCCTCCAGCTCGATCTACGGCGGCACCTACAACCTCTTCAAGTACACGCTCGCGAAGCTCGGCATCGAGGTCACGTTCGTCGAGAACCAGGACGACGCCGAGGAGTGGCGCCGCGCGGTCCGCCCGAACACCAAGCTCTTCTTCGCGGAGACGATCGGCAACCCGCAGATCAACGTCCTCGACATCCGTTCCGTCGCCGACGTCGCGCACGAGGCGGGGGTCCCCCTCATCGTCGACAACACGATCGCGACCCCGTACCTGATCCGTCCGTTCGAGCACGGCGCCGACATCGTCGTGCACTCGGTCACGAAGTTCCTCGGCGGCCACGGCACCACCATCGGCGGCGCCATCATCGACGGCGGCTCGTTCGAGTGGTCGAAGAACGTCGACAAGTTCCCGGGCCTGACGGTTCCGGACCCCTCGTACCACGGCGCCAGCTACACCGCCGCGGTCGGCGACCCGCTCGCCTACATCATCAAGGCCCGCGTGCAGCTGCTCCGCGACCTCGGCTCGGCCATCTCGCCGCAGAGCGCCTGGAACCTCATCCAGGGCATCGAGACGCTGTCGCTGCGCATCGAGCGCCACGTGCAGAACGCCCAGGAGATCGCCGAGTGGCTCGACAACCGCGATGACGTCGCGACCGTCAACTACTCGGGTCTGCCCTCCTCGCCGTGGTACGCCAAGGCGAACGAGTACGCGCCCAAGGGCGTCGGTGCGGTCCTCTCCTTCGAGCTGAAGGGCGGCGTCCAGGCCGGCCGCGAGTTCGTGAACAGCCTCTCGCTGTTCAGCCACCTGGCCAACATCGGCGACGTGCGGTCGCTCGTCATCCACCCGGCGTCGACCACGCATGCGCAGCTCACCCCCGAGCAGCAGCTCACCGCCGGTGTCACCCCGGGCCTCGTGCGCCTCTCGGTGGGCATCGAGAACGTCGAAGACCTCAAGGCAGACCTCGACGAGGCTCTCGCCGCGGCTCGCCGCGTCACGGAGGCCGCTCGCGCCTGA
- a CDS encoding NUDIX domain-containing protein yields the protein MDNPDTSLPVAGTVVLLRAADPGFEILLMRRPDRGSFASAWVFPGGKVEPGDRREGEAESEDARRAGIRETFEEVGLVVDGIVPLSEWHPPIEAPTRIRTWFFLAMAPGDEPVASADEVAEIAWVRPSEALARHAAGEWTLFPPTWMTLHQLSVFSDAESARSSGGAAQLFQTRVLDEGRAFAWTQGRLEARTLPWIFEPA from the coding sequence GTGGATAACCCCGACACTTCTCTGCCGGTCGCCGGCACCGTGGTGCTGTTGCGTGCTGCGGACCCCGGGTTCGAGATCTTGCTCATGAGGCGCCCGGATCGCGGCTCGTTCGCGTCGGCGTGGGTCTTCCCCGGCGGCAAGGTGGAGCCCGGGGACAGGCGGGAAGGCGAAGCGGAGAGTGAGGACGCGCGTCGCGCCGGCATCCGCGAGACGTTCGAAGAGGTCGGGCTGGTTGTCGACGGTATCGTGCCGCTCTCCGAGTGGCATCCGCCGATCGAGGCGCCCACCCGCATCCGCACCTGGTTCTTCCTGGCGATGGCGCCCGGCGATGAGCCGGTGGCGTCCGCCGACGAGGTCGCGGAGATCGCCTGGGTTCGCCCCTCCGAGGCGCTGGCGCGACACGCGGCCGGTGAGTGGACCCTGTTCCCGCCTACCTGGATGACGCTGCACCAGCTCTCGGTCTTCTCCGACGCAGAGTCCGCACGCTCGTCTGGCGGGGCGGCTCAGCTGTTCCAGACGCGTGTGCTCGACGAGGGCCGTGCGTTCGCCTGGACGCAGGGCCGTCTAGAGGCGCGCACTCTTCCCTGGATCTTCGAGCCCGCCTGA
- a CDS encoding hemolysin family protein, with amino-acid sequence MNDWGGIAWLVVLLVANAFFVGAEFAVISARRSQIEPRAEQGSRAAKTALYAMEHATLMLATSQLGITICSLLILNVSEPAIHHLLAAPLHAFGWSDGVVDAVSFTIALLIVSFLHVVFGEMVPKNLAFSVPDRAVLILATPLVWVSKVFMPVIWVLNAAANGVLRLFRVEPKNEAASTFTLEEVATIVDQSRREGVLSDTAGTVAAAVEFTDKKARDVAVPLSDLVTLPQTTTPDDIEKAVARYGFSRYVIVDADAVPVGYVHLKDILRASEGSDSAVKMVQPIPSKRIHHMVPVQEDTDLEDALALMRRAGRHLAKVRNIEGRTTAVLFLEDILEELVGEVQDATRRIRGR; translated from the coding sequence ATGAACGACTGGGGAGGAATCGCCTGGCTCGTCGTGCTGCTCGTCGCCAACGCCTTCTTCGTCGGCGCCGAGTTCGCGGTGATCTCCGCACGCCGCTCGCAGATCGAACCGCGCGCGGAACAGGGCTCCCGTGCGGCCAAGACCGCGCTGTACGCCATGGAGCACGCGACGCTCATGCTCGCGACCTCGCAGCTCGGCATCACGATCTGCTCGCTGCTCATCCTGAACGTCTCCGAGCCTGCCATCCATCACCTGCTCGCGGCGCCGCTGCATGCGTTCGGATGGTCGGACGGCGTCGTGGACGCGGTGTCGTTCACGATCGCACTGCTGATCGTCTCGTTCCTGCACGTGGTGTTCGGCGAGATGGTGCCGAAGAACCTCGCGTTCTCGGTGCCGGATCGCGCAGTGCTCATCCTCGCCACCCCGCTCGTCTGGGTGTCGAAGGTGTTCATGCCGGTGATCTGGGTGTTGAATGCCGCCGCGAACGGCGTGCTGCGCTTGTTCCGGGTGGAGCCGAAGAACGAGGCCGCGTCGACGTTCACGCTCGAAGAAGTCGCCACGATCGTGGACCAGTCGCGTCGCGAGGGCGTGCTCTCCGACACCGCGGGAACGGTCGCGGCGGCCGTCGAGTTCACCGACAAGAAGGCACGCGACGTCGCCGTGCCGTTGAGCGACCTCGTCACGTTGCCGCAGACGACCACGCCGGACGACATCGAGAAGGCCGTGGCCCGCTACGGCTTCTCGCGCTACGTGATCGTCGATGCGGATGCTGTGCCGGTGGGGTACGTCCACCTGAAGGACATCCTCCGCGCGTCGGAAGGATCCGACTCGGCCGTGAAGATGGTCCAGCCGATCCCGTCGAAGCGCATCCACCACATGGTTCCCGTCCAGGAAGACACCGATCTCGAGGATGCTCTGGCGCTGATGCGCCGGGCGGGTCGGCACCTCGCGAAGGTGCGCAACATCGAGGGCCGCACCACCGCGGTGCTCTTCCTCGAGGACATCCTGGAGGAACTGGTCGGAGAGGTGCAGGACGCGACCCGTCGCATCCGCGGACGCTGA
- a CDS encoding thiamine-binding protein, translating into MLIAFSVAPSGVPADGTERTDDSVHDAVAAAVRVVRDSGLPHRTTSMFTEIEGPDWDSVMDVVKRATEAVMPFGSRVSLVLKADIRPGYSGELDAKIERLEAAIEDSDG; encoded by the coding sequence ATGCTGATCGCCTTCTCCGTCGCCCCGAGCGGCGTCCCCGCCGACGGGACCGAGCGCACCGACGATTCCGTGCACGATGCCGTCGCCGCGGCCGTCCGGGTCGTCCGCGACTCCGGACTGCCGCACCGCACGACGAGCATGTTCACCGAGATCGAGGGTCCCGACTGGGACTCGGTGATGGATGTCGTCAAGCGGGCCACCGAGGCAGTGATGCCGTTCGGTTCGCGCGTCTCCCTCGTGCTCAAGGCCGACATCCGCCCGGGATACTCCGGCGAGCTCGACGCGAAGATCGAACGGCTCGAGGCGGCCATCGAGGACTCCGATGGGTGA
- a CDS encoding NAD(P)H-hydrate dehydratase encodes MVLVREWSRDDAAAFFRAPSKDDDKYARGVVALRTGSPAYPGAAVLGVEAAWRAGAGFVRYVGADRVGDAVLARRPETVVGADVGSSRIDAWVIGSGTDPTDRTDAETLALREILSGASPVIIDAGALDLAPGTRAPFLVTPHAREFARLRDRLRVPSSEDERAEEAAQVAAKIGGTVLLKGARTLIADPDGTVIAVEAGTGWLSTAGTGDVLAGALGAVVAANPGAPLVEVAAAGVWLHGHAGRIAAGALEGAPGHPIVAMDVADALPLAVADVLA; translated from the coding sequence ATGGTCTTGGTGCGCGAGTGGTCACGCGACGATGCCGCGGCATTCTTCCGGGCGCCGTCGAAGGACGATGACAAGTACGCCCGCGGCGTGGTCGCGCTGCGAACCGGGTCGCCGGCCTATCCCGGTGCCGCCGTCCTCGGAGTCGAAGCCGCGTGGCGGGCGGGCGCGGGTTTCGTGCGCTACGTCGGAGCGGATCGCGTCGGCGATGCCGTGCTGGCTCGCCGCCCCGAGACCGTGGTGGGGGCCGATGTCGGGTCGTCGCGGATCGATGCCTGGGTGATCGGCTCGGGTACGGACCCGACGGACCGCACCGACGCCGAGACCCTGGCGCTGCGTGAGATCCTGTCGGGCGCCTCGCCCGTGATCATCGACGCGGGCGCTCTGGATCTCGCGCCGGGGACCCGCGCACCGTTCCTCGTGACTCCGCACGCACGGGAGTTCGCGCGGCTCAGGGACCGCCTGCGCGTCCCTTCCTCGGAGGACGAGCGCGCCGAGGAAGCAGCGCAGGTGGCCGCGAAGATCGGCGGCACGGTGCTGCTCAAGGGCGCGCGCACACTGATCGCCGACCCGGACGGCACCGTCATCGCCGTCGAAGCAGGCACCGGGTGGCTGTCGACGGCGGGCACCGGTGACGTCCTGGCCGGCGCACTCGGCGCGGTGGTCGCAGCGAATCCGGGCGCTCCGCTGGTCGAGGTGGCGGCCGCGGGAGTCTGGCTGCACGGGCACGCGGGGCGCATCGCGGCAGGCGCGCTCGAGGGGGCGCCGGGGCATCCGATCGTCGCGATGGACGTGGCCGACGCACTTCCGCTCGCGGTCGCGGACGTCCTCGCGTGA